In Salvelinus alpinus chromosome 19, SLU_Salpinus.1, whole genome shotgun sequence, the genomic stretch TAAGAGATGGTGTGTAGAGAGAGAACCCCTCTCTACCTTTGTGagaacctttgtgtgtgtgtgtgtgtgtgtgtgtgtgtgtgtgtgtgtgtgtgtgtgtgtgtgtgtgtgtgtgtgtgtgtgtgtgtgtgtgtgtgtgtgtgtgtgtgtgtgtgtgtgtgtgtgtgtgtgtgtgtgtgtgtgtgtgtgtacatttgcgTCACTGCATTTCCAGTCAGGTCACCCGAGATACAAGTCAGGATTGGACGTCCATCGATGTCTGAGGAAGTCGTGAGATGACGGGGAaatcggccactaggggcaacagtgagcgctaccCTCAAGTAAGTTTTGGTTTTGACAAGGAGTGGTGGATGGCTGTGAGCATCTGTCTCTGGTGTCAAAGGTCGCATGTtcgaatccagcgatagaaagttgtttttgatattttttCTTTTAAGccaatcccaaaccttaacccttaccttaaccatttggagttaatgcctaaacttaaccttaaacactttgaaaaaAAACTTTTACATTTGACGTTCGAGAAACATGGATGAgcatctaattctgacgtgagactgtgagagctagttgtaaatatgtgtgtgcatgcgtgtgtttgtctgcatgtgtgtgtgtgtgtgtgtgtacaccttcGGGTTTATTTCTGTATGTTTTTCATGTTGGTGTATGACCATGGTATAGGAAGCATGGCTGCCCATCATTGACAGAGGGAGATAAGAGAGAACGTCAGAAAAAGAAATATAAGGCCATGTTCATTAggacacaccgtagcaaaacagtGTTCAATGGAAAATCAAAATGAATGTCTCTTATAGGACAAGTTCAGATTGTACTGCTTTGGATCGCTTTCTTCCATTTCCTGCCTAGTGGACAAAGCTCatgtgggggagagaaagagacagacacatCCTGCATATCCTGCGTGCACTGTGTTCCACTACCATTACGTTTAGTTTACGTTACCATTACGTTTCATTAATGTTGTGTTCACTCTCTCTGGGCCTATTGTCTCCCTCCAAACCCCGCAACTCTTAAATATGGAAAACATAAACCATTCAACACTAAGCATCACTTTTCAATTATTTATTCTGAGTGGCATATGTTAAATATCTTGTTGAAAGCGTAAATTTGGTTTGTTTTGTATACATATCATCCACGGGCACCCGCCTCGAGGGGAATTCTAGGATAGTGAGGTAGTGCAGTGTTGGCTCTATTCAattatgtatctgtgtgtgtgtgtctgtgtgtgtgttttgtgttcacAAGTTTTATAGGCTTATTACACTATGCAGTACAGTATATGGGTTCCACCAAAGGTGTTGTTTATGAGCACATGCATGGAAGGGAACATGGCACGTATGTGTCAAATAGGTAAGGTAAGGTAAGCAAAGATGGGTGTGCTTGTAGGGAGATATAGGTGAGGAAAATGGCAAAAAGTGATAGCAGTTCTCCCACCTACCTGTACTTGCATACTGAAGGACTGTAAGTACACAGAAAATCGAAACAAAGTATTATCTTAAGTTTGTATCTCAAGTCAAGCACCTTGGTTGTAGAGCGAGATGGCAGCCGTGCTGCTTTCCCTTCTCAAAGAGTTTCCAAAGGTACAATTGTAATATAAATCGCATTTACACATGATCTTTTTCTTCCTCTATTTGTTGGTTAACTGAATAGTGTGGTTGTGTGCTGGGTGTTAGAGTGGCTTGTTAGCACTGTATAATACCGCTGGCTTTTTATCTCTAACTAACATGGGGAAAAACATTTATTAGCTTCAGCTGGAGCAGACTAACGGCGCCTTGCAAATGTGGAATCACAGATTTGATATGAACAATAAGCCTATGTGGCGTCTCagtgaggaggaaggaggagatagCTGGTGCCTCCTCACTCGAAAAACAGATCATGATCATCATGTTGGCAGGATCCGAAAGATTAGACACATCAATAGTTGATGACTCTCTACAGAGTTGCACTCAATTCCCACATCTATAAATTACTAAATAAGGACATTTACATCACAGTGCCACAGCAAacttgtctctcttctccctcttttttttcTGGTCGGTTATGTGGAAAAGAGATTATGTCCATCTGACCCTAATGAGATAACACAATGCGCTAAGTATGAAAAAAAgtaaacagagaaagaaagagggagagaggaatagaaAGAAGAGGTTCTATGTACCCCCTTTTTGTTGCTTTGAGTCAGGGAGCAAGAGCGAGAAAGACATGCTAAAGACGTGAGCACCTATAAAGAAAGGCATCATTAATAGATGCGGCCCGCCGATACACATGAATAATGCAACTTTTATATTCAAGAAAATTACAAATACAACCCAttgggagagaaaggagggaatCATTACCCACAAACTAGAACCTTTGTAAAATGCAGCAAACTTTTAATAATTAATCCGCATAAACAAATAACACATGAATAAAGAACACTTAAAAAGCCACCCAAGCCACAGGAGTTACGCAAACTTCCCGTGAAACTTTTagcatctggagagagagggttaaagggCTGTATTCAAATTAACACAGTTTGCTAAGTTTCTCGTCATTTTTCCACTTAAGCAGTTTGCTGCTGATCAGTTTCCAAACTATTACATTTAACTCAGCCTTTCTCCCGGCCTTTGTCCTTTGCTTTTAGAGGCAAGGTTTTCTGTGAAAAAGTTTGCTTGTCGCAATGTAGGCCTCAAAAGCTTCTAACACAGAGATTTCATTGCAAATTGTGAGTACATCAAAATCCATTGCAAATCCATGAACCTTGAACCAGAAGTGAAAATTTGTGATTTGGTTTGATTCTGCATGGAAATGTGTGATATATAAACCAGTACTGGACAGCTGACAATTCGCCTTTTAAAGGCAATTTCCTAGACGTTCGCATAGATCGCATTCACGGAAAATTCTGTGTGTGTCGGCTAAAGCCAAAAATACCATTTACAGTCAAATGCAATGTGCTTCACTATGATGTGCCTTGGATTGAATTCCTGTCTAATATTCCGCCAGCCCCATTCCTCAGCTTCTAACCAAACAGAGTGATGCACCTGCCCAACAGGGGCAGAAACACAAATTCAGGGTTGTGACTTTCAACCTGCCAAGTGACAGAAGAAGGACCCAGAATATTTGTAAAATGTGGAGTAGAGAGTATAATGTCTTAGTGTGCATGTGTGAACACCACCTTGTCACAGTGACACACTGGAAATCAAGGTCATTCATCCACTGCAGTTAACACAGACACATTCACGCGCATTTGCACAATGTTAAGATTTGGGtttagcgcacacacacacaagcacaaacatatgctcatgcgcacacacacacacacacacacacacacacacacacacacacacacacacacacacacacacacacacacacacacacacacacacacacacacacacacacacgcacacacacacacacacacacacacacacacacacacagcattacacAGATATAGGCTATAGGTAAATTAACATGCACACATTTagcccttgtgttgtcttaagggtcaaaaatgacccgccactatgtttaacagcagaggtAACCCCCTAAAtgatattttttcaacttgaaatttgattacttctcctagagtgaccccaacattagaaaaagtgaaacatcacctttgttcatatttccatgaaagctgtacaccaccagggtacaaagattgtgttggggtcatttttgacccggcagttataaaatgatttacacaccacaaagacacacacacacacacacacacacacacacacacacacacacacacacacacacacacacacacacacacacacacacacacacacacacacacacacacacacacacacacacatacacacatacacacacacacacacacacacaatgagaaattgagattatgtgtgctactgattgaactcagacaaAACTTAAACTTTCTTGTGGGCTGCTAATCTTAGCGGGTGAGGcgaggctacatgtagtctctgggatgcagagagtggaagggCCATTTTCTGTGCCAcgatgccactgaaagtctttcTAATTTTCTCAAGAATGCTACAATTTGATAACCGTGAGTCAAGACCTGAAAGACGTGTGAGAGAAACTGGCggccataagagaggtctgggagaagtgggtggagcgtctgccgtacctctacaaccctgggcctgaagtaacagtggatgagcaactggttccattcagagataaaaaaaaaaaaatcatacgtGTAATGTAAGTGATTTTCACTGTTAATTTGATTATGTATCgctgtaatatcattgatttatgtgattgttttttgtgacactgatactaattactgatagtaatctcttttgtcaaaaggtcgctgtccttttcggcagtatatgcccagcaagccagcaaagtatggcatcaagatatgggtgCCCTGTGATGCACaatccagctacgcttggaagattcaagtctacacagggaagcCGGCCAGTGGAAGCCCGGAGAAGAACCAGTGGATGTGGcttgtgcttgatgtgacagatggactgacGGTGCACAATGTCACGTGCGACAATatcttctcatcaaagtttgccctcatccccaccaccactctagtttcttacctctcaaagaggaacaagaatgtggtcctcctgagcacactgcacaaaacagctgagatcagtgatcgtgaggacaggaagccagccatcatcctggactacaaacacaacaaaggaggcgtgaacaacctggacaaggtgattggaacttacagctgcaggaggatgactgcccgctagcccctggtcatcttccataacatcattgatgtgtcctcatacaatcccttcgtgatatggaacaagatcaaccctacctggatgcctgataagcggaacaagaggagagtattcctggagcagctgggaaaggcacttgtaaccccacacattcaaagaagggagggCCTCCCctgcacagcagcctctgcagcgcttgtgaaagctgttcaagGGGCTGAAtattgtcctgatccacctgaggctgcagcaggggcaggcaagaggaggagataccaattctgccccccaaagaaggactgtaaaacaaatactatgtgctgcacatgtgagaaatacatctgcaagttcatgcacacacacttgcatactgtcctacatgtgctaattacaGTTGATTGGTTCatgttcttcacgtttttgttttgtatctattatcttattttattctaatttattgttgttatttatacaccttgtgggtgggggaaATGGTTAACAAAAACTgagagaagactagtattttgtagtttctcattgtacagtatataagaatatatcactatgttgccaaaaaagttcaagactgttattgtttcccttcaataaaatgcattcaaaact encodes the following:
- the LOC139545876 gene encoding piggyBac transposable element-derived protein 4-like, with translation MTGKSATRGNSERYPQKLAAIREVWEKWVERLPYLYNPGPEVTVDEQLVPFKGRCPFRQYMPSKPAKYGIKIWVPCDAQSSYAWKIQVYTGKPASGSPEKNQWMWLVLDVTDGLTVHNVTCDNIFSSKFALIPTTTLVSYLSKRNKNVVLLSTLHKTAEISDREDRKPAIILDYKHNKGGVNNLDKVIGTYSCRRM